The nucleotide sequence ATCCCGGGCGCTGCAGACGTTCGCATGGTGGCGCCATGATGAAACTTGAAGGCGCGCTCTACCCGTGGCGTTTCCGTCTGGTGCTGGGCTTGCTGGCATTGATGGTGGGCGCGATCGTCTGGCGCATTATCGACCTGCAAGTGGTGGATCGGGACTTCCTGATCAGCCAGGGCGATGCCCGTAGCCTGCGGCATATTCCGATCCCCGCGCACCGTGGCCTGATTACCGACCGTAATGGCGAGCCCCTGGCTGTCAGTACGCCGGTAACGACCTTGTGGGCCAACCCCAAGGAACTGCAGGTCGCCAAGAACAAATGGACGGAGTTGGCGACGGCGCTGGATCAGGATCCAAAAGCCTTGAAGGCGCGCCTGGAAGCCCAGGCCAGTAAAGAGTTCATTTATCTGGTGCGTGGCCTGACTCCCGAGCAAGGCCAGCATGTGCTTGACCTGAAAATCCCCGGTGTCTATGGCATCGAGGAGTTTCGGCGTTTCTATCCAGCTGGCGAAACTACCGCGCATATGGTGGGTTTCACCGATATCGATGACCGCGGTCGTGAAGGGGTCGAGCTGGCCTACGATGAGTGGCTCGCTGGGGTTCCCGGCAAACGCCAGGTCATCAAGGATCGGCGCGGCAGACTGATCAAGGATGTTCAGGTCACCAAAAACGCCAAGGCTGGCAAGCCCTTGGCGTTGTCGATTGACTTGCGCCTGCAGTACCTGGCCAACCGCGAACTGCGTAACGCCATCATCGAGAACGGCGCCAAGGCTGGCAGCCTGGTGATCATGGACGTCAAGACCGGCGAGATCCTCGCCATGGTCAACCAGCCGACCTACAACCCGAACAACCGCCGTAACCTGCAACCGGCGATGATGCGCAACCGCGCCATGATCGACGTGTTCGAGCCGGGCTCGACGATGAAAGCCATCTCCATGAGTGCTGCGCTGGAAACCGGACGCTGGAAACCCTCCGACAAGGTCGAGGTCTTCCCCTACACCTTGCAGATAGGCAAATACACGATTCGTGACGTGTCTCGCGGCGAAGGTCCGGTGCTGGACTTGGCCGGCATCCTGATCAACTCCAGTAACGTCGGGATGAGTAAGGTTGCGTTCGATATCGGCGGCGAGACCATTTACCAGCTCGCGCAAAAAATCGGTCTGGGCCAGCCAACCGGTCTTAACTTCCCGGGCGAGCGCGTCGGAAACCT is from Pseudomonas mucidolens and encodes:
- a CDS encoding peptidoglycan D,D-transpeptidase FtsI family protein encodes the protein MKLEGALYPWRFRLVLGLLALMVGAIVWRIIDLQVVDRDFLISQGDARSLRHIPIPAHRGLITDRNGEPLAVSTPVTTLWANPKELQVAKNKWTELATALDQDPKALKARLEAQASKEFIYLVRGLTPEQGQHVLDLKIPGVYGIEEFRRFYPAGETTAHMVGFTDIDDRGREGVELAYDEWLAGVPGKRQVIKDRRGRLIKDVQVTKNAKAGKPLALSIDLRLQYLANRELRNAIIENGAKAGSLVIMDVKTGEILAMVNQPTYNPNNRRNLQPAMMRNRAMIDVFEPGSTMKAISMSAALETGRWKPSDKVEVFPYTLQIGKYTIRDVSRGEGPVLDLAGILINSSNVGMSKVAFDIGGETIYQLAQKIGLGQPTGLNFPGERVGNLPNYRDWRKAETATLSYGYGLSVTAIQLAHAFAVLANDGRMTPLSLIHLDDAPKSEQVIPENVAKTVQSMLQQVIEAPRGVFRAKVPAYHVAGKSGTARKISVGVKGYAENSYRSLFAGFGPMSDPRYAVVVVIDEPSKAGYFGGLVSAPVFSKVMSGTLRLMNITPDDLPPTQQANAGPPAAVAKTDGGRG